A genome region from Streptomyces xanthophaeus includes the following:
- the purM gene encoding phosphoribosylformylglycinamidine cyclo-ligase, which produces MTEKTTGASYAAAGVDIEAGDRAVELMKEWVKKTQRPEVLGGLGGFAGLFDASALKRYERPLLASATDGVGTKVDIARQLGVYDTIGHDLVAMVMDDIVVCGAEPLFMTDYICVGKVHPERVAAIVKGIAEGCVLAGCALVGGETAEHPGLLGPDDFDVAGAGTGVVEYDRLLGADRIRTGDAVIAMASSGLHSNGYSLVRHVLFERAKMSLDQHVEELGRTLGEELLEPTKIYSLDCMALTRTAEVHAYSHITGGGLAANLARVIPDHLHATVDRSTWAPGAIFDLVGKAGQVEQLELEKTLNMGVGMMAVVPQESVDVALTALADRGVDAWVAGEILDRGDHTEGATMTGSYAS; this is translated from the coding sequence ATGACAGAGAAGACCACCGGTGCCAGCTACGCAGCCGCAGGCGTGGACATCGAAGCGGGCGACCGCGCCGTCGAGCTGATGAAGGAGTGGGTGAAGAAGACGCAGCGCCCCGAGGTCCTCGGCGGCCTCGGCGGCTTCGCCGGCCTCTTCGACGCCTCCGCCCTCAAGCGCTACGAGCGCCCGCTGCTCGCCTCGGCCACCGACGGCGTCGGCACCAAGGTGGACATCGCCCGCCAGCTCGGCGTGTACGACACCATCGGCCACGACCTGGTGGCGATGGTCATGGACGACATCGTCGTCTGCGGCGCCGAGCCGCTCTTCATGACCGACTACATCTGCGTCGGCAAGGTGCATCCCGAGCGTGTCGCGGCGATCGTCAAGGGCATCGCCGAGGGCTGTGTCCTCGCCGGCTGCGCCCTGGTGGGCGGCGAGACCGCCGAGCACCCCGGCCTGCTGGGCCCGGACGACTTCGACGTGGCCGGTGCCGGAACGGGCGTCGTCGAGTACGACCGCCTGCTCGGCGCGGATCGCATCCGTACGGGTGACGCCGTCATCGCGATGGCTTCGTCCGGCCTTCACTCGAACGGGTACTCGCTGGTCCGCCACGTCCTCTTCGAGCGCGCCAAGATGTCGCTCGACCAGCACGTGGAGGAGCTCGGCCGGACCCTCGGCGAGGAGCTCCTGGAGCCCACCAAGATCTACTCGCTGGACTGCATGGCCCTCACCCGTACGGCCGAGGTGCACGCCTACTCGCACATCACCGGCGGCGGCCTCGCGGCGAACCTGGCCCGGGTGATCCCGGACCACCTGCACGCCACGGTCGACCGTTCGACCTGGGCCCCCGGCGCCATCTTCGACCTGGTCGGCAAGGCCGGTCAGGTGGAGCAGCTGGAGCTGGAGAAGACCCTGAACATGGGCGTCGGCATGATGGCCGTCGTTCCGCAGGAGTCGGTGGACGTGGCGCTGACCGCGCTGGCCGACCGGGGCGTCGACGCGTGGGTCGCGGGAGAGATCCTGGACCGCGGCGACCACACCGAGGGCGCGACCATGACCGGTTCCTACGCGAGCTGA
- the bldC gene encoding developmental transcriptional regulator BldC, with protein sequence MTARTPDAEPLLTPAEVATMFRVDPKTVTRWAKAGKLTSIRTLGGHRRYREAEVRALLAGIPQQRSEA encoded by the coding sequence ATGACCGCTCGCACCCCTGATGCCGAGCCGCTGCTGACCCCGGCTGAGGTTGCCACGATGTTCCGCGTGGACCCGAAGACGGTCACCCGCTGGGCCAAGGCTGGCAAGCTCACGTCCATCCGCACCCTGGGTGGACACCGCCGGTACCGCGAGGCCGAGGTTCGCGCACTGCTCGCGGGAATTCCGCAGCAGCGCAGCGAAGCCTGA
- a CDS encoding putative leader peptide — MGIRTGSRPMQPLGDRTVTLVERRHVDLVRVASAICRCSA, encoded by the coding sequence ATGGGCATTCGTACAGGCTCTCGCCCCATGCAGCCTCTCGGTGACCGAACCGTCACCCTCGTCGAGCGCCGGCACGTGGACCTTGTCCGTGTCGCGAGCGCCATCTGTCGCTGTTCTGCGTAG
- a CDS encoding sulfatase-like hydrolase/transferase produces the protein MTSYEPNLSRRAFGGAVGVSAAAAAVGLGASPAAASPAAASPAAASPAAGDGQNAPQEREFRAGRPRSSRRPNILFILGDDLGWADLSSYGSPHIKTPNLDRLARQGVRFTDAYSGSATCSPTRFSLYTGRYPARTKGGLAEPIADRSAGLDPTHPTLASLLKSAGYSTALIGKWHAGYLPDHSPTRSGWDEFFGNFGGALEYYSKLGLGGEYDLYEGDAEYKDLRYYTRIITERASEYVSRDHHGKPWLLNLNFTTPHWPWIADGDTEQSAEIVRRIKAGDGRALWHQDGGSVEKYKEMVEDLDRSVGEVLKALRRSGQEEDTLVVFSSDNGGERFSYNWPLSGNKASLQEGGIRVPNIARWPARLDGGQVSHVPVFSPDWTATLLEVAGARPHPAYPLDGVSLAGYLLRGEKAAERDLFWRVRGERALRRGDWKYYRGKAGRDQLFNLAGDVREQADKAAVEPARLAQLRAAWEKVDAQLLPYPA, from the coding sequence GTGACCTCGTACGAACCCAACCTGTCCCGGCGCGCCTTCGGCGGCGCGGTCGGCGTGAGCGCGGCCGCCGCGGCGGTGGGGCTGGGCGCCTCCCCGGCCGCCGCCTCCCCGGCCGCCGCCTCCCCGGCCGCCGCCTCCCCGGCCGCCGGGGACGGGCAGAACGCGCCGCAGGAGCGGGAGTTCCGGGCCGGGCGGCCCCGGTCGTCCCGCCGGCCGAACATCCTGTTCATCCTCGGCGACGACCTGGGCTGGGCCGACCTGTCCTCGTACGGCTCCCCGCACATCAAGACCCCGAACCTGGACCGCCTCGCCCGCCAGGGCGTCCGGTTCACCGACGCCTACTCGGGCTCCGCGACCTGCTCGCCGACCCGGTTCAGCCTGTACACCGGGCGCTACCCGGCCCGTACCAAGGGCGGGCTGGCCGAGCCGATCGCCGACAGGTCGGCCGGCCTGGACCCGACCCACCCGACGCTGGCCTCGCTGCTGAAGTCGGCCGGCTACTCCACCGCGCTGATCGGCAAGTGGCACGCGGGCTACCTGCCCGACCACAGCCCGACCAGGTCCGGCTGGGACGAGTTCTTCGGCAACTTCGGCGGCGCGCTGGAGTACTACTCCAAGCTGGGCCTGGGCGGGGAGTACGACCTCTACGAGGGCGACGCCGAGTACAAGGACCTGCGCTACTACACCCGGATCATCACCGAGCGGGCGAGCGAGTACGTCTCGCGCGACCACCACGGCAAGCCGTGGCTGCTGAACCTCAACTTCACCACCCCGCACTGGCCGTGGATCGCCGACGGGGACACCGAACAGAGCGCCGAGATCGTCCGCCGGATCAAGGCCGGCGACGGGCGCGCCCTGTGGCACCAGGACGGCGGCTCGGTCGAGAAGTACAAGGAGATGGTCGAGGACCTCGACCGCTCGGTCGGCGAGGTGCTGAAGGCACTGCGGCGCTCCGGCCAGGAGGAGGACACCCTCGTCGTCTTCTCCAGCGACAACGGCGGCGAGCGCTTCTCGTACAACTGGCCGCTGTCCGGCAACAAGGCCTCCCTCCAGGAGGGCGGGATCCGCGTGCCGAACATCGCGCGTTGGCCCGCCCGGCTGGACGGCGGGCAGGTCAGCCACGTCCCGGTGTTCAGCCCGGACTGGACGGCGACGCTGCTGGAGGTCGCCGGGGCCCGCCCGCACCCGGCCTACCCGCTGGACGGGGTGAGCCTGGCCGGGTACCTGCTGCGCGGCGAGAAGGCCGCCGAGCGGGACCTGTTCTGGCGGGTCCGGGGCGAGCGGGCGCTGCGCCGCGGGGACTGGAAGTACTACCGCGGCAAGGCGGGCAGGGACCAGCTGTTCAACCTGGCCGGGGACGTCCGCGAGCAGGCCGACAAGGCCGCCGTGGAACCGGCCCGGCTGGCGCAGCTGCGGGCGGCCTGGGAGAAGGTGGACGCCCAGCTCCTCCCGTACCCGGCCTGA
- a CDS encoding DUF3073 domain-containing protein yields the protein MGRGRAKAKQTKVARQLKYSSGGTDLSRLANELGASTVEPLPVSEPVEVDDDELDEDDPYARYADLYNRDDDDEDEESGPSSQRRGA from the coding sequence ATGGGGCGCGGCCGGGCAAAGGCCAAGCAGACGAAGGTCGCCCGCCAGCTGAAGTACAGCAGCGGCGGGACTGACCTCTCGCGTCTGGCCAACGAGCTGGGCGCATCGACCGTGGAACCGCTGCCTGTCAGCGAGCCGGTCGAGGTAGACGACGACGAACTGGACGAGGACGACCCGTACGCTCGGTACGCGGACCTCTACAACAGGGATGACGACGACGAGGACGAAGAGTCCGGGCCGTCGTCACAGCGTCGCGGCGCTTGA
- the purF gene encoding amidophosphoribosyltransferase translates to MPRGDGRLNHDLLPGEKGPQDACGVFGVWAPGEEVAKLTYFGLYALQHRGQESAGIAVSNGSQILVFKDMGLVSQVFDETSLGSLQGHIAVGHARYSTTGASVWENAQPTFRATAHGSIALGHNGNLVNTAELAEMVADLPRQDGRATQVAATNDTDLVTALLAGQTDDEGKPLTIEESAAKVLPQVKGAFSLVFMDEGTLYTARDPQGIRPLVLGRLERGWVVASETAALDICGASFVREVEPGELIAIDENGLRTSRFAEAKPKGCVFEYVYLARPDTDIAGRNVYLSRVEMGRRLAKEAPVDADLVIATPESGTPAAVGYAEASGIPYGSGLVKNAYVGRTFIQPSQTIRQLGIRLKLNPLKEVIRGKRLVVVDDSIVRGNTQRALVKMLREAGAAEVHIRISSPPVKWPCFFGIDFATRAELIANGMTVEEIATSLGADSLSYISLDAMVEATTIQKPNLCRACFDGEYPMELPDPQLLGKQLLESELAGGTDAADALRRP, encoded by the coding sequence GTGCCTCGTGGTGATGGACGACTCAACCACGACCTGCTCCCCGGCGAAAAGGGCCCCCAGGACGCTTGCGGCGTCTTCGGTGTCTGGGCTCCGGGTGAAGAGGTCGCCAAGCTCACCTACTTCGGACTGTATGCCCTGCAGCACCGTGGACAAGAGTCCGCGGGAATCGCTGTGAGCAACGGTTCCCAGATCCTCGTCTTCAAGGACATGGGACTCGTTTCCCAAGTCTTCGACGAAACCTCTCTCGGCTCGCTCCAAGGTCATATCGCGGTCGGTCACGCCCGCTATTCGACCACCGGGGCCTCCGTCTGGGAGAACGCCCAGCCGACCTTCCGTGCGACCGCCCACGGCTCCATTGCCCTGGGTCACAACGGCAACCTGGTGAACACCGCCGAGCTTGCCGAGATGGTCGCCGACCTCCCCCGTCAGGACGGCCGTGCCACCCAGGTGGCCGCCACCAATGACACCGACCTCGTCACCGCCCTGCTCGCCGGTCAGACCGACGACGAGGGCAAGCCCCTGACCATCGAGGAGTCGGCCGCCAAGGTCCTGCCTCAGGTCAAGGGCGCCTTCTCCCTCGTCTTCATGGACGAGGGGACCCTCTACACCGCCCGTGACCCGCAGGGCATCCGCCCGCTGGTCCTCGGCCGCCTGGAGCGCGGCTGGGTGGTCGCGAGTGAGACCGCCGCCCTCGACATCTGCGGCGCCAGCTTCGTCCGCGAGGTCGAGCCGGGCGAGCTCATCGCGATCGACGAGAACGGTCTGCGCACCTCTCGATTCGCGGAAGCGAAGCCCAAGGGCTGTGTCTTCGAGTACGTCTACCTGGCGCGCCCGGACACCGACATCGCCGGCCGGAACGTCTACCTCTCGCGTGTCGAGATGGGCCGGCGCCTGGCCAAGGAAGCCCCGGTCGACGCCGATCTGGTGATAGCGACGCCGGAATCCGGCACGCCCGCCGCCGTCGGATACGCCGAAGCCAGCGGGATCCCGTACGGATCCGGCCTGGTCAAGAACGCCTACGTGGGCCGGACCTTCATCCAGCCCTCGCAGACGATCCGCCAGCTCGGCATCCGGCTCAAGCTCAACCCCCTCAAGGAAGTCATCCGGGGCAAGCGCCTGGTGGTCGTCGACGACTCGATCGTCCGCGGCAACACCCAGCGCGCCCTGGTCAAGATGCTCCGCGAGGCCGGCGCGGCGGAGGTCCACATCCGGATCTCCTCGCCGCCGGTGAAGTGGCCGTGCTTCTTCGGCATCGACTTCGCCACCCGGGCCGAGCTGATCGCCAACGGCATGACGGTCGAGGAGATCGCCACTTCCCTGGGTGCGGACTCGCTCTCGTACATCTCGCTCGACGCGATGGTCGAGGCGACCACGATCCAGAAGCCCAACCTCTGCCGTGCCTGCTTCGACGGCGAGTACCCGATGGAGCTGCCCGACCCGCAGCTCCTGGGCAAGCAGCTGCTGGAGTCCGAGCTCGCGGGCGGCACGGACGCCGCCGACGCGCTCCGCCGCCCGTAG
- a CDS encoding DsbA family protein, translating into MPSSTKSSAKKSATKPLLLSAGVALAAITLGLVSWRATAPAETGSAGSGSGSASVTAPRTDPAAGLKALARRESGDKLAVGRADAPVVLIEYSDFKCGYCGKFARDTEPELMKKFVEDGTLRIEWRNFPIFGAESEAAAKAAWAAGQQDRFDAFHAAAYAAGSKEKGFAEPRLVELAREAQVPDLERFKADMAGEQAAAALKKDQEEGYRIGVTSTPSFLLNGRPIAGAQPLDTFTSAIAKAKAEAAKQ; encoded by the coding sequence ATGCCCTCCTCGACGAAGTCCTCGGCCAAGAAGTCCGCCACGAAGCCCCTGCTGCTCTCCGCCGGGGTGGCCCTCGCCGCGATCACCCTCGGCCTCGTCTCCTGGCGGGCCACCGCCCCTGCCGAGACCGGCTCGGCCGGTTCCGGTTCCGGTTCCGCCTCCGTCACCGCACCCCGGACCGACCCCGCCGCCGGGCTCAAGGCGCTGGCCCGCCGCGAGTCCGGCGACAAGCTCGCCGTCGGCCGCGCCGACGCGCCCGTCGTGCTCATCGAGTACTCCGACTTCAAGTGCGGCTACTGCGGCAAGTTCGCCCGGGACACCGAGCCCGAACTGATGAAGAAGTTCGTCGAGGACGGCACCCTGCGCATCGAGTGGCGCAACTTCCCGATCTTCGGCGCCGAGTCCGAGGCGGCCGCCAAGGCCGCCTGGGCAGCGGGCCAGCAGGACCGCTTCGACGCCTTCCACGCCGCCGCCTACGCCGCCGGCTCGAAGGAGAAGGGCTTCGCCGAGCCCCGGCTCGTGGAGCTGGCCCGGGAGGCCCAGGTGCCCGACCTGGAGCGCTTCAAGGCCGACATGGCCGGCGAACAGGCCGCGGCGGCCCTGAAGAAGGACCAGGAGGAGGGCTACCGCATCGGCGTCACCTCCACCCCTTCCTTCCTGCTGAACGGCAGGCCCATCGCGGGCGCCCAGCCGCTCGACACCTTCACGTCCGCCATCGCCAAGGCGAAGGCCGAGGCGGCGAAGCAGTGA
- a CDS encoding Leu/Phe/Val dehydrogenase — translation MGVTTVTEMTDGVLHTLFRTEQGGHEQVVLCQDRATGLKAVIAIHSTALGPALGGTRFHAYASDEEAVLDALNLSRGMSYKNALAGLDLGGGKAVIIGDPDVLKTEELLQAYGRFVESLGGRYVTACDVGTYVADMDVVARETRWATGRSPENGGAGDSSVLTAFGVFQGMRASAQHLWGDPTLRGRKVGVAGVGKVGHYLVEHLLEDGAEVVITDVREESVRRILDKHPGKVTAVADTDALIRTEGLDIYAPCALGGALNDETVPALTATIVCGAANNQLAHPGIEKDLSDRGILYAPDYVVNAGGVIQVADELRGFDFDRCKAKATKIFDTTLEIFARAKADGIPPAAAADRIAEQRMADGRAARAV, via the coding sequence ATGGGAGTCACCACCGTGACCGAAATGACCGACGGCGTCCTGCACACCCTGTTCCGTACGGAGCAGGGCGGCCACGAGCAAGTCGTGCTGTGCCAGGACCGCGCCACCGGCCTGAAGGCCGTCATCGCCATCCACTCCACCGCCCTGGGCCCCGCCCTCGGCGGTACGCGCTTCCACGCGTACGCCTCCGACGAGGAGGCCGTCCTCGACGCGCTGAACCTCTCGCGCGGCATGTCGTACAAGAACGCGCTCGCCGGTCTCGACCTCGGCGGCGGCAAGGCCGTGATCATCGGCGACCCGGACGTCCTCAAGACCGAGGAACTGCTCCAGGCCTACGGCCGGTTCGTGGAGTCCCTCGGCGGCCGTTACGTGACCGCCTGCGACGTCGGCACCTACGTGGCCGACATGGACGTCGTGGCCCGCGAGACCCGCTGGGCGACCGGCCGCTCCCCCGAGAACGGCGGCGCCGGCGACTCCTCGGTCCTCACCGCCTTCGGCGTCTTCCAGGGCATGCGCGCCAGCGCCCAGCACCTGTGGGGCGACCCGACCCTGCGCGGCCGCAAGGTCGGCGTGGCCGGTGTCGGCAAGGTCGGCCACTACCTGGTCGAGCACCTGCTGGAGGACGGCGCCGAGGTCGTGATCACGGACGTACGGGAAGAGTCCGTACGCCGGATCCTGGACAAGCACCCGGGCAAGGTCACCGCCGTCGCCGACACGGACGCGCTGATCCGCACCGAGGGCCTGGACATCTACGCCCCCTGTGCGCTCGGCGGTGCCCTGAACGACGAGACCGTCCCGGCGCTCACCGCGACGATCGTCTGCGGCGCGGCGAACAACCAGCTCGCCCACCCGGGCATCGAGAAGGACCTCTCGGACCGCGGGATCCTCTACGCGCCCGACTACGTGGTCAACGCGGGCGGTGTCATCCAGGTCGCCGACGAGCTGCGCGGCTTCGACTTCGACCGCTGCAAGGCCAAGGCCACGAAGATCTTCGACACCACGCTGGAGATCTTTGCCCGTGCGAAGGCGGACGGCATTCCGCCGGCCGCTGCGGCCGACCGGATCGCCGAGCAGCGCATGGCCGACGGCCGCGCCGCGCGCGCCGTCTAG
- the hrpA gene encoding ATP-dependent RNA helicase HrpA: MSTSFAALQTLLGEISLRDAHRLGRRLEGARRIRKPEAKQAVLDEIAAEAAKAAERLAGRASRMPEVTYPENLPVSQKKDEIAEAIRDHQVVIVAGETGSGKTTQIPKICMELGRGVRGMIGHTQPRRIAARTVAERIAEELKSEIGQTVGWKVRFTDQVDQDATFVKLMTDGILLAEIQTDRELRAYDTIIIDEAHERSLNIDFLLGYLATLLPKRPDLKVVITSATIDPERFSRHFGEAPIVEVSGRTYPVEVRYRPLLEEDGEEGDDSDRDQITAICEAVDELQSEGPGDILVFLSGEREIRDTADALNKRNLRFTEVLPLYARLSHAEQHRVFQQHTGRRIVLATNVAETSLTVPGIKYVIDPGTARISRYSHRTKVQRLPIERISQASANQRKGRCGRTSDGICIRLYSEADFDARPEFTDAEILRTNLASVILQMTAAGLGEIEKFPFIDPPDHRNIRDGVQLLQELGALDPAEKDPSRRLTQMGRQLSQLPVDPRLARMVIEADKNNCVREVMVIAAALSIQDPRERPSDKQTQADQNHARFKDETSDFLSFLNMWRYVREQQKERGSSSFRRMCKQEYLNFLRIREWQDIYSQLRTVAKGMGIHVNEADAPEQVVHVSLLAGLLSHIGLKDTDKNEYLGARSAKFAIFPGSSLFKKQPKFVMSAELVETSRLWARVNAKVEPEWVEPLAQHLVKRTYSEPHWEKDQAAVMAYEKVTLYGVPIVAQRKINYGRIDAEVSRELFIRNALVEGDWRTHHKFYADNRKLLTEVEELENRARRRDIVVDDETLFDFYDQKIPAHVVSGAHFDSWWKHKKREEPELLDFEREMLLTEKAAGVTKADYPDSWRQGQLKFRVTYQFEPGADADGVTVHIPLQVLNQVTDEGFDWQIPGLREEVVTELIRSLPKPIRRHYVPAPNYAGRFLDTAVPLQEPLPVTLARELQRMVGVPVSAEDFDLTRIPDHLKITFRIVDERRKNLAEDKDLEALRLRLKPKARQALSKAAAATAERAGGESVERTGLTDWTIGTLTKVFETRRAGQPVKAYPALVDEGATVSVRLFDTEAEQQQAMWLGTRRLILLNIPVNPAKFASDHLTNQQKLALSRNPHGSIQALFDDCATAATDRLIADHGGPAWDEAGFRRLYEAVRADLVDTTVRTVGQVQQVLAAWQACERRLKATGSLALVANIQDVKTQLAALMPAGFVTLTGLRRLPDLMRYLVAVDRRLQQMPTGVQRDTTRMEKVHEMQDEYAWLLEQLPKGRPVPSTVTDIRWMIEELRVSYFAHALGTAYPISDKRIVKAVDAAAP; encoded by the coding sequence ATGTCTACTTCCTTCGCCGCCCTGCAGACGCTTCTCGGTGAGATCTCCCTCCGTGACGCGCACCGCCTCGGCCGCCGCCTCGAAGGCGCCCGCCGTATCCGCAAGCCCGAGGCCAAGCAGGCCGTGCTCGACGAGATCGCCGCGGAGGCCGCCAAGGCCGCCGAGCGACTGGCCGGCCGTGCCTCGCGGATGCCGGAGGTCACGTATCCCGAGAACCTGCCCGTCAGCCAGAAGAAGGACGAAATCGCCGAGGCGATACGCGACCACCAGGTCGTGATCGTCGCGGGCGAGACCGGGTCCGGCAAGACCACGCAGATCCCCAAGATCTGCATGGAGCTGGGCCGCGGCGTCCGGGGCATGATCGGGCACACCCAGCCCCGCCGGATCGCCGCCCGCACGGTCGCGGAGCGGATCGCCGAGGAGCTGAAGTCCGAGATCGGCCAGACGGTCGGCTGGAAGGTCCGCTTCACCGACCAGGTGGACCAGGACGCGACCTTCGTGAAGCTGATGACGGACGGCATCCTGCTCGCCGAGATCCAGACGGACCGCGAGCTGCGCGCCTACGACACGATCATCATCGACGAGGCCCACGAGCGGTCGCTGAACATCGACTTCCTGCTGGGCTACCTGGCCACGCTGCTGCCGAAGCGTCCCGACCTCAAGGTCGTCATCACCTCGGCGACCATCGACCCCGAGCGCTTCTCCCGGCACTTCGGCGAGGCGCCGATCGTCGAGGTCAGCGGGCGTACGTATCCGGTGGAGGTGCGCTACCGGCCGCTCCTGGAGGAGGACGGCGAGGAGGGCGACGACTCCGACCGGGACCAGATCACCGCGATCTGCGAGGCCGTGGACGAGCTCCAGTCCGAGGGGCCGGGCGACATCCTGGTCTTCCTCTCCGGCGAGCGGGAGATCCGCGACACGGCGGACGCCCTGAACAAACGCAATCTCCGCTTCACCGAGGTTCTCCCTCTCTACGCACGCCTCTCGCACGCCGAGCAGCACCGCGTCTTCCAGCAGCACACCGGGCGCCGCATCGTCCTCGCGACCAACGTCGCCGAGACCTCGCTGACCGTCCCCGGCATCAAGTACGTGATCGACCCGGGCACCGCCCGGATCTCCCGCTACAGCCACCGCACCAAGGTCCAGCGCCTGCCGATCGAGCGGATCTCGCAGGCCAGCGCCAACCAGCGCAAGGGCCGCTGCGGCCGTACCAGCGACGGCATCTGCATCCGGCTGTACTCCGAGGCCGACTTCGACGCCCGTCCCGAGTTCACCGACGCCGAGATCCTCCGGACGAACCTGGCCTCCGTCATCCTCCAGATGACCGCGGCGGGCCTCGGCGAGATCGAGAAGTTCCCCTTCATCGACCCGCCGGACCACCGCAACATCCGCGACGGCGTGCAGCTGCTCCAGGAGCTCGGCGCGCTGGACCCGGCCGAGAAGGACCCGTCGAGGCGGCTCACCCAGATGGGCCGCCAGCTCTCCCAGCTCCCCGTGGACCCGCGGCTGGCCCGCATGGTCATCGAGGCCGACAAGAACAACTGCGTCCGCGAGGTCATGGTCATCGCGGCGGCCCTGTCCATCCAGGACCCGCGCGAGCGGCCCTCGGACAAGCAGACCCAGGCCGACCAGAACCACGCCCGGTTCAAGGACGAGACCAGCGACTTCCTCTCGTTCCTGAACATGTGGCGCTACGTGCGCGAGCAGCAGAAGGAGCGCGGCTCGTCCTCGTTCCGCCGGATGTGCAAGCAGGAGTACCTGAACTTCCTGCGGATCCGCGAGTGGCAGGACATCTACTCCCAGCTGCGCACGGTCGCCAAGGGCATGGGCATCCACGTCAACGAGGCCGACGCCCCGGAGCAGGTCGTCCACGTCTCGCTGCTGGCCGGTCTGCTCTCGCACATCGGGCTCAAGGACACCGACAAGAACGAGTACCTCGGTGCCCGCAGCGCCAAGTTCGCGATCTTCCCGGGCTCCTCGCTCTTCAAGAAGCAGCCGAAGTTCGTGATGTCGGCCGAGCTGGTGGAGACCTCGCGGCTGTGGGCCCGGGTGAACGCCAAGGTGGAGCCCGAGTGGGTGGAGCCGCTGGCGCAGCACCTGGTCAAGCGCACGTACAGCGAGCCGCACTGGGAGAAGGACCAGGCGGCCGTGATGGCGTACGAGAAGGTCACGCTGTACGGCGTACCGATCGTGGCCCAGCGGAAGATCAACTACGGCCGGATCGACGCGGAGGTCTCGCGCGAGCTGTTCATCCGCAACGCGCTGGTCGAGGGTGACTGGCGCACCCACCACAAGTTCTACGCCGACAACCGCAAGCTCCTCACCGAGGTGGAGGAGCTGGAGAACCGGGCCCGGCGCCGCGACATCGTGGTGGACGACGAGACGCTCTTCGACTTCTACGACCAGAAGATCCCCGCCCACGTGGTCTCGGGGGCGCACTTCGACTCCTGGTGGAAGCACAAGAAGCGCGAGGAGCCGGAACTCCTCGACTTCGAGCGCGAGATGCTGCTGACCGAGAAGGCGGCCGGGGTCACCAAGGCCGACTACCCGGACTCCTGGCGGCAGGGGCAGCTGAAGTTCCGGGTGACCTACCAGTTCGAGCCGGGTGCGGACGCCGACGGCGTGACCGTCCACATCCCGCTCCAGGTGCTGAACCAGGTCACCGACGAGGGCTTCGACTGGCAGATCCCGGGCCTGCGCGAGGAGGTCGTCACCGAGCTGATCCGCTCGCTGCCGAAGCCGATCCGCCGGCACTACGTGCCCGCGCCGAACTATGCCGGCCGCTTCCTGGACACGGCGGTGCCCCTGCAGGAGCCGCTGCCGGTCACGCTGGCGCGCGAGCTCCAGCGGATGGTCGGGGTCCCGGTCTCGGCCGAGGACTTCGACCTCACCCGGATCCCGGATCACCTGAAGATCACCTTCCGGATCGTCGACGAGCGCCGCAAGAACCTCGCCGAGGACAAGGACCTGGAGGCCCTGCGGCTGAGGCTGAAGCCGAAGGCCCGCCAGGCGCTCTCCAAGGCCGCCGCGGCCACCGCCGAGCGGGCGGGCGGGGAGTCGGTGGAGCGCACCGGGCTGACCGACTGGACGATCGGCACGCTGACCAAGGTCTTCGAGACCCGTCGGGCGGGCCAGCCGGTGAAGGCGTACCCGGCGCTGGTGGACGAGGGCGCGACCGTGTCCGTACGGCTCTTCGACACGGAGGCCGAGCAGCAGCAGGCGATGTGGCTGGGCACCCGGCGGCTCATCCTGCTGAACATCCCGGTGAACCCGGCGAAGTTCGCCTCGGACCACCTGACCAACCAGCAGAAGCTGGCCCTGTCCAGGAACCCGCACGGTTCCATCCAGGCGCTCTTCGACGACTGCGCGACCGCGGCGACCGACAGGCTGATCGCCGACCACGGCGGCCCGGCCTGGGACGAGGCGGGCTTCCGGAGGCTCTACGAGGCCGTCCGCGCCGACCTGGTGGACACGACCGTGCGCACGGTGGGCCAGGTGCAGCAGGTGCTGGCCGCCTGGCAGGCCTGTGAGCGCCGCCTGAAGGCCACGGGCAGCCTGGCGCTGGTCGCGAACATCCAGGACGTCAAGACGCAGCTGGCGGCCCTCATGCCGGCCGGCTTCGTGACGCTCACGGGGCTGCGCAGGCTGCCGGACCTGATGCGCTACCTGGTGGCGGTGGACCGGCGGCTCCAGCAGATGCCCACGGGCGTCCAGCGCGACACCACGCGCATGGAGAAGGTCCACGAGATGCAGGACGAGTACGCCTGGCTGCTGGAGCAGTTGCCGAAGGGGCGCCCGGTCCCGTCCACGGTCACCGACATCCGCTGGATGATCGAGGAACTGCGCGTCAGCTACTTCGCGCACGCGCTCGGGACGGCGTACCCGATCTCCGACAAGCGGATCGTGAAGGCGGTGGATGCGGCGGCGCCGTGA